Proteins encoded in a region of the Verrucomicrobiia bacterium genome:
- a CDS encoding sigma-70 family RNA polymerase sigma factor — protein MPDELDPDAALMLRVKQGDRDAFTRLVEKYQQPITNLIYRILRDPTEAEDLAQNVFLQVYKSADRYRISAKFSTWIFTIARNLCLNEIRRRSRHPAESLDAPNPNLDDQPLHQVEDRKAFVPPESLLHGELEQKIDEALAELPETQRTAVLLCRQEDMSYEEIASVLGCSVSATKSLIHRGREALKQKLKPYLRSGVWTEPKS, from the coding sequence ATGCCCGACGAGCTTGATCCCGATGCCGCCCTGATGCTTCGCGTGAAGCAGGGCGATCGGGACGCTTTCACCCGGCTTGTCGAGAAATACCAGCAACCCATCACCAACCTGATCTACCGCATTCTGCGCGATCCCACCGAGGCGGAAGACCTGGCTCAGAATGTTTTCCTGCAGGTTTACAAATCCGCGGATCGCTACCGCATCTCAGCCAAGTTTTCGACCTGGATTTTCACGATCGCACGCAACCTTTGCCTGAACGAAATCCGCCGCCGATCCCGCCATCCCGCGGAATCGCTGGACGCGCCGAATCCGAATCTCGACGACCAGCCTCTGCACCAGGTGGAGGACAGGAAAGCCTTTGTCCCGCCGGAATCGTTGTTGCACGGCGAACTGGAGCAGAAGATCGATGAAGCCCTGGCGGAGTTGCCGGAAACCCAGCGCACCGCGGTGCTGCTATGCCGTCAGGAAGACATGAGCTACGAGGAGATTGCGAGCGTGCTCGGATGCTCCGTCTCGGCGACCAAATCGCTGATTCACCGCGGGCGCGAGGCGCTCAAGCAAAAGCTGAAGCCATACCTTCGCAGCGGAGTGTGGACAGAACCAAAATCGTGA
- the glnD gene encoding [protein-PII] uridylyltransferase, with protein sequence MQSLKEKIEANALAKLQLPAGRMPAQELARYKTFLKVESHRLKLHHRSGRTGREVCEARAFMLDVLLRYLWQSAKNSLSPQAQKEFPALALVGIGGYGRAELNPFSDIDFMFLHDGQVVAAGKPLPHLSKLIDGILYPLWDLGMKVGHSVRSVDDCVKVANTDMQSKTSMIEARLIVGDENLFRKFQKALVAKCVEGHEDEYIAARLEDQATRRAKFGNSASMQEPNVKNGCGGLRDFQNLLWMTFFKHRTRSLKDLQELEFVSPGERKQLESAYDFLLRIRSEMHYHTARATDVLSKALQPAIAHNLGYTDRSPSRRIEKFMRDVYSHSRNIYLITRTLEQRMALVPKQKGRIPGLSRLTALIPQRKKTAPPEPVDGFRFVNGEIHAVSNRVFRDQPRRLMRVFLYAQQRGLTLHPDLAQLIRNQRSLANREFLNDEHVRETFLEILNQRGNVAPILRAMHEVGLLGKYIPDFGKLTCLVQHEFYHQYTADEHTLMCLEQADRIWDAHQPPASAYSPLFQKLERPFLLYLALLLHDTGKPKGHGNHSHESGRIALRVARRLKLDGSATHTLRLVIEHHLLMAITSQRRDLDDPMEIQKFAKEIQTQENLSLLTILTFADSMATSDKLWNGFKDSLLWSLYNRAAMLLAGATEFLRAEEKQRELLMAEVERMMDGHLSPDELEAHFVALPTRYFQIHTAREIFDDLIIAHRFMRLQIAEEDTPLAPVVSWHNEPDRGYSAVKICTWDRAGLFSKIAGSFSAAGMNILSAQIFTRADGIVLDTFFAIDAKTGNLASREQREEFEKRLNRVLMEGEAELPALIARQKNVRPVYQAYTGERIPTEIRFDNESSAHRTMIEIETEDRVGLLYGISHALSEVNLDISAAKILTEKGAAIDTFYVRELDGGKVMGEARQKTIQQTLRNAIDALDAK encoded by the coding sequence ATGCAGTCCCTGAAGGAAAAGATAGAGGCCAACGCTTTGGCCAAATTGCAGTTGCCAGCCGGCCGAATGCCAGCGCAGGAACTGGCCCGTTACAAGACCTTCCTCAAGGTTGAATCGCATCGCCTCAAACTTCACCATCGCTCCGGACGCACGGGCCGGGAGGTGTGCGAGGCCCGCGCCTTCATGCTCGATGTGCTGCTGCGTTATCTCTGGCAATCCGCCAAAAACAGCCTCTCACCGCAGGCGCAGAAAGAATTTCCCGCCCTGGCATTGGTCGGCATCGGCGGATACGGCCGCGCCGAACTGAATCCGTTCAGCGACATTGATTTCATGTTCCTCCACGACGGCCAGGTCGTGGCCGCAGGAAAACCGCTGCCGCACCTTTCGAAGCTGATCGACGGCATTCTCTACCCGCTTTGGGATCTTGGGATGAAGGTCGGCCATTCCGTGAGGAGCGTTGACGATTGCGTCAAGGTCGCCAACACCGACATGCAATCAAAAACCTCGATGATCGAGGCGCGACTGATCGTGGGCGACGAGAATCTTTTCCGCAAATTCCAAAAGGCGCTGGTGGCGAAATGCGTCGAAGGGCACGAGGACGAATACATTGCCGCGCGGCTTGAGGACCAGGCGACGCGCCGCGCAAAGTTCGGCAACTCGGCCTCGATGCAGGAGCCGAACGTGAAGAATGGGTGTGGCGGGCTTCGCGATTTTCAAAACCTGCTGTGGATGACGTTCTTCAAGCATCGCACCCGCTCCCTCAAGGATCTTCAGGAACTGGAATTCGTCAGCCCTGGCGAGCGCAAACAGCTGGAGTCTGCCTATGATTTCCTCCTGCGCATACGGTCAGAGATGCATTATCACACGGCGCGCGCGACCGATGTTTTGAGCAAGGCGCTGCAGCCCGCGATCGCCCACAATCTCGGCTACACCGACCGTTCGCCCAGCCGGCGCATCGAAAAATTTATGCGCGATGTATACTCGCATTCGCGAAACATTTACCTGATCACGCGCACTCTCGAACAGCGAATGGCGCTGGTGCCCAAGCAAAAAGGGCGGATTCCGGGGCTGTCGCGCCTGACGGCATTGATTCCCCAGCGCAAAAAAACCGCTCCGCCTGAACCGGTCGACGGCTTCAGGTTTGTGAATGGCGAAATCCACGCCGTTTCGAATCGCGTGTTCCGCGATCAGCCGCGCCGGCTCATGCGCGTGTTTCTCTATGCGCAACAGCGCGGCCTGACGCTGCACCCCGACCTTGCTCAATTGATCCGCAATCAGCGTTCCCTGGCGAATCGCGAGTTCCTGAACGATGAGCATGTGCGCGAGACATTCCTCGAGATCCTGAACCAGCGCGGAAACGTAGCGCCCATTCTCCGCGCCATGCACGAGGTGGGCCTTCTCGGCAAATACATTCCTGACTTCGGCAAGCTGACGTGCCTCGTGCAGCATGAGTTTTATCATCAATACACCGCCGACGAACACACGCTGATGTGCCTGGAGCAGGCGGACCGGATCTGGGATGCGCACCAGCCGCCGGCCAGCGCCTATTCACCCTTGTTCCAGAAGCTCGAACGACCGTTCCTGCTGTACCTGGCCCTGCTCCTTCACGACACTGGCAAGCCCAAGGGGCACGGAAATCACTCGCACGAGAGCGGACGCATCGCGTTGCGCGTTGCGCGGCGACTCAAGCTGGACGGCTCTGCCACGCACACACTGCGGCTCGTCATCGAACATCACCTGCTGATGGCCATCACGTCTCAACGACGAGATCTGGATGACCCGATGGAGATCCAGAAATTTGCGAAGGAAATCCAGACGCAGGAAAACCTCTCGCTGCTGACCATCCTGACCTTTGCTGATTCAATGGCCACCAGCGACAAGCTTTGGAATGGCTTCAAGGACTCGCTGTTGTGGTCGCTCTATAACCGTGCTGCGATGCTTCTGGCGGGCGCGACGGAATTCCTGCGGGCCGAAGAGAAGCAGCGCGAACTCTTGATGGCAGAGGTGGAACGCATGATGGACGGGCATCTCAGCCCTGACGAGCTGGAGGCACATTTTGTGGCGCTGCCCACGCGCTACTTCCAGATTCACACTGCGCGTGAAATTTTCGACGACCTCATCATTGCCCATCGATTCATGCGACTGCAGATCGCGGAGGAGGACACGCCGCTGGCGCCCGTGGTCAGCTGGCACAACGAACCCGACCGCGGCTACAGCGCGGTGAAGATCTGCACATGGGATCGCGCCGGGTTGTTCAGCAAAATCGCAGGATCATTCAGCGCGGCTGGAATGAACATCCTGAGCGCCCAGATTTTCACGCGGGCAGACGGGATCGTCCTCGACACATTCTTTGCGATCGATGCCAAGACAGGAAACCTGGCCAGCCGCGAGCAGCGTGAGGAATTTGAGAAGCGGCTGAATCGCGTGCTGATGGAAGGCGAGGCCGAATTGCCGGCCTTGATCGCTCGACAAAAAAACGTGCGGCCCGTTTACCAGGCCTACACAGGAGAACGCATTCCCACGGAAATCCGGTTCGACAACGAGTCATCCGCTCATCGGACGATGATTGAAATTGAAACGGAGGACCGCGTCGGGCTGTTGTATGGGATTTCGCACGCTCTCAGCGAAGTGAATCTCGACATTTCAGCGGCGAAGATCCTGACCGAAAAAGGCGCAGCGATTGACACGTTCTACGTGCGCGAGCTGGATGGGGGCAAGGTGATGGGCGAAGCGCGGCAGAAAACGATCCAGCAAACGCTGCGCAACGCGATCGACGCGCTGGACGCAAAATAA
- a CDS encoding superoxide dismutase → MAHELAPLPYPNNALEPHIDAQTMEIHHDRHHKAYVDNLNKAIAGNAALEAKSIDALMKEISSVPDAIKGPVRNNGGGHWNHTFFWRILSGGAGGAPSGKLAEAINSTFGSFEEFKTKFEAAGVGRFGSGWAWLVANGGKLEIVSTANQDNPLMGKSVAGAEGTPVLGVDVWEHAYYLKYQNKRADYLKAFWNVVNWNEVSKNYESASR, encoded by the coding sequence ATGGCACACGAATTGGCTCCGCTTCCGTATCCGAACAACGCGCTCGAACCGCACATTGACGCGCAGACCATGGAGATCCACCACGATCGCCATCACAAGGCATACGTCGACAACCTCAACAAGGCCATTGCGGGCAACGCCGCGCTCGAGGCGAAATCGATCGATGCGCTGATGAAGGAAATTTCCTCGGTTCCCGACGCCATCAAGGGACCCGTGCGCAACAACGGCGGGGGTCATTGGAATCACACCTTCTTCTGGCGCATTCTATCCGGCGGCGCGGGCGGCGCGCCGTCAGGCAAGCTCGCGGAAGCGATCAACTCAACCTTCGGCAGCTTTGAAGAATTCAAAACCAAGTTTGAAGCGGCTGGCGTTGGCCGGTTCGGCAGCGGCTGGGCATGGCTCGTTGCCAACGGCGGCAAGCTGGAAATCGTTTCGACCGCGAACCAGGACAATCCGCTGATGGGCAAGTCCGTCGCAGGTGCGGAAGGCACGCCTGTTCTCGGCGTTGACGTCTGGGAGCACGCCTATTACCTGAAATACCAGAACAAGCGCGCGGATTACCTGAAGGCTTTCTGGAACGTCGTGAACTGGAACGAAGTTTCCAAGAATTACGAATCAGCGAGCCGCTGA
- the pgsA gene encoding CDP-diacylglycerol--glycerol-3-phosphate 3-phosphatidyltransferase encodes MTTANKVTIVRILLIPFFVVEVLYYQNTGEELHRLFAVLAFALAAVCDGVDGYIARRYNQKSELGAMLDPLADKLLLVSGIILLSIDKPHLGAIPMWLTGIIIGRDLLLLVGLAVIQMTVGKVTVRPRITGKVATVLQIICIAWLLLKWDAAAGAIWFRVWTYAAAFCTGLSGLLYVRDGMKQLSSHPASSPTPSGK; translated from the coding sequence ATGACAACCGCCAATAAAGTAACCATCGTTCGAATCCTGCTGATTCCATTCTTCGTAGTGGAGGTGTTGTATTATCAGAACACGGGCGAGGAATTGCATCGGCTCTTTGCCGTGCTGGCCTTTGCTCTCGCCGCCGTTTGTGATGGTGTCGATGGCTACATCGCGCGGCGGTACAACCAGAAGAGCGAGCTGGGCGCCATGCTGGATCCACTTGCAGACAAGCTGTTGCTCGTTTCGGGCATCATTCTCCTGAGCATCGACAAGCCGCATTTGGGAGCAATCCCGATGTGGTTGACTGGAATCATCATTGGCCGCGACCTGCTCCTGCTGGTCGGGCTGGCAGTCATTCAAATGACAGTCGGCAAAGTCACTGTGCGCCCTCGCATCACGGGCAAGGTGGCAACGGTTTTGCAAATCATCTGCATTGCCTGGCTGTTGCTGAAATGGGACGCGGCCGCGGGCGCAATTTGGTTTCGCGTCTGGACCTACGCCGCGGCGTTCTGCACGGGTCTTTCAGGCTTGCTGTACGTGCGCGATGGCATGAAGCAGTTGAGTTCGCATCCCGCCAGTTCGCCCACGCCTTCAGGGAAATAG
- a CDS encoding phosphatidylserine decarboxylase encodes MKHSGKARKAAWKMLIVTLILVALVPIIGFLATVAGAAMIGIAIFLFVVWLAFALFVLYFFRDPNPTIPAGSNLVLSPGHGKVDVIDTTSESKFMGGECKRVSIFLSVVDVHVQNAPVTGKVAYLKHTEGEFMNAMKTECATCNENVLIGFETAEPAGVKIGLRLIAGVIARRIVPWVESGDEVMRGDRISLIQFGSRCDVYLPLSARINVKLGDRVVGGESIIANLE; translated from the coding sequence ATGAAACATTCGGGAAAGGCAAGAAAAGCCGCGTGGAAAATGCTCATCGTCACGCTGATCCTGGTCGCGCTCGTGCCGATCATCGGATTCCTTGCGACCGTGGCGGGAGCCGCCATGATCGGGATCGCCATCTTTCTGTTTGTTGTCTGGCTCGCGTTCGCACTCTTCGTCCTCTATTTTTTTCGCGATCCCAATCCGACCATTCCCGCGGGCTCGAATCTCGTCCTTTCCCCTGGCCATGGAAAAGTGGACGTGATCGACACCACCTCTGAATCGAAGTTCATGGGAGGCGAATGCAAGCGGGTCTCCATCTTTCTTTCAGTCGTCGACGTCCACGTTCAAAACGCTCCCGTCACGGGCAAGGTGGCATACCTGAAGCACACCGAAGGCGAATTCATGAATGCCATGAAGACGGAATGCGCCACATGCAATGAGAACGTGCTGATCGGTTTTGAAACGGCGGAGCCGGCTGGAGTCAAGATCGGACTGCGCCTGATCGCGGGGGTCATCGCCCGCCGCATCGTTCCCTGGGTTGAGAGCGGCGACGAAGTGATGCGGGGCGATCGCATCAGCCTGATTCAATTTGGTTCCCGCTGCGATGTCTACCTGCCGCTCTCGGCCCGAATCAACGTGAAGCTCGGGGACCGGGTGGTGGGCGGCGAATCAATCATAGCGAACCTTGAATAA
- the pssA gene encoding CDP-diacylglycerol--serine O-phosphatidyltransferase: MASPDLKPTSDAVESRLKIYFLPNLLTAGNLFCGFVALTKIVEADLPYDFIKIKQALGFILLACIFDLFDGRVARMGGVESPFGREFDSLADLVSFGVAPAFLVHRVVLRDVFQGAPFGNHPEIGWFIASIYLLCGAFRLARFNCLATMPGGGGSKEFLGFPIPSAAGLVASLTLLIIQLNEKERTLGNWKYLLAVVLVFLSAMMVSKVRYPSFKSLGLRSTSTFLKAIVAAMFLGLILVLREKILYYVLPALFTAYLVYGFIRPRISRRIRHEIEEEDDDAAEAGSGQA, from the coding sequence ATGGCCTCGCCGGATTTGAAACCAACCAGCGACGCAGTTGAGAGCAGGCTGAAGATTTATTTCCTGCCCAACCTGCTCACGGCAGGAAATCTGTTCTGCGGCTTTGTTGCACTGACCAAAATTGTCGAGGCCGATCTCCCCTACGATTTCATCAAGATCAAGCAGGCGCTTGGCTTCATTCTGCTTGCCTGCATCTTCGACTTGTTTGACGGCCGCGTTGCCCGCATGGGCGGCGTGGAGAGCCCGTTTGGACGCGAGTTCGATTCGCTTGCGGACCTTGTCTCCTTTGGCGTGGCGCCTGCATTCCTCGTCCATCGCGTCGTTCTGCGCGACGTCTTCCAGGGGGCGCCCTTTGGCAATCATCCTGAGATCGGCTGGTTCATTGCTTCCATTTATCTCCTGTGCGGAGCATTCCGGCTCGCGCGGTTCAATTGCCTTGCAACGATGCCAGGCGGCGGCGGGAGCAAGGAGTTCCTCGGATTCCCCATTCCATCAGCGGCCGGCCTGGTCGCGTCTCTGACGCTGCTGATCATCCAGTTGAACGAAAAGGAACGAACACTTGGAAACTGGAAATATCTGCTCGCAGTGGTCCTCGTTTTCCTGTCGGCCATGATGGTGAGCAAGGTGCGCTATCCCAGCTTCAAGTCTCTCGGGCTGCGTTCAACGAGCACGTTCCTGAAGGCGATCGTGGCGGCGATGTTCTTGGGGCTGATCCTGGTGCTGCGGGAAAAGATCCTCTACTACGTTCTCCCCGCGCTCTTCACCGCTTATCTGGTCTATGGCTTCATCCGGCCGCGCATCTCGCGCCGTATTCGCCACGAGATAGAGGAAGAGGACGATGACGCCGCGGAAGCGGGAAGCGGACAAGCTTGA
- a CDS encoding LysE family transporter: MTPRKREADKLEGGMDDLDVILRAGLTGFISGLLLSIPVGPVNLTIINEGARRGFKWALMISLGATLMEITYCFIAFTGFASFFTKGIIKAAMELTSFVFMLFLGIKFLRAKSVESPVELGPLTHRIEERIEEKFHPHSAFWTGYVRVMANVGVLVFWIILAANFISREWVTPDWTGKLACVAGVALGTGSWFLVLSFGSSRGYGRFSEKTLLRMEHISGITLLVIAALHGMYIIWQLARRVGPSA, from the coding sequence ATGACGCCGCGGAAGCGGGAAGCGGACAAGCTTGAAGGCGGAATGGATGATCTGGACGTCATCTTACGCGCAGGGTTGACCGGATTCATCAGCGGGCTGCTCCTCTCAATTCCAGTAGGCCCGGTCAATCTCACGATCATCAACGAGGGAGCGCGCCGCGGTTTCAAATGGGCGCTGATGATCAGCCTGGGCGCGACGCTGATGGAAATCACCTACTGCTTCATCGCGTTCACGGGGTTCGCATCCTTCTTCACCAAAGGCATCATCAAAGCCGCGATGGAGCTGACCAGCTTTGTGTTCATGCTCTTCCTCGGAATCAAGTTTCTTCGCGCCAAATCCGTTGAATCGCCTGTGGAATTGGGGCCGCTAACACATCGGATCGAGGAACGGATCGAAGAAAAATTTCATCCGCATTCCGCATTCTGGACGGGTTATGTTCGGGTGATGGCGAACGTGGGCGTGCTGGTGTTCTGGATTATCCTGGCCGCGAATTTCATCTCGCGGGAATGGGTGACGCCCGACTGGACCGGCAAGCTGGCGTGCGTCGCAGGCGTGGCCTTGGGCACGGGTTCATGGTTTCTGGTCCTCAGCTTCGGCTCGTCACGAGGTTACGGCCGTTTCAGTGAAAAGACTCTTCTGCGCATGGAGCACATTTCGGGCATCACACTGCTCGTGATCGCCGCGCTGCACGGCATGTACATCATCTGGCAACTCGCCCGTCGCGTCGGGCCTTCTGCTTAA
- a CDS encoding DEAD/DEAH box helicase, whose amino-acid sequence MPFTQLGLSAPLVEGVKAMGYVDPTPIQLRAIPLILDGQDVIGSAQTGTGKTAAFALPILTKLGSHDPRPRVLVLEPTRELAAQVETAIRDFSRFTDLKTAVLFGGVGYGRQMDALKTGIDIIIATPGRLLDHMERGTCRLDHVQHLVLDEADRMLDMGFLPDVRRIVQKVPRERQTMLFSATIPIQIETLIKWAMRNPETIEIGMRRTPAENVKHVIYPVSEAQKTDLLLALLERVNYESVIIFCRTKHGADRIAQLLKRNNHAVAVLHSNRTQREREQALKGFRDGRFELLVATDIAARGLDIADVSHVINYDVPHHPEDYIHRIGRTGRAEALGDAFTLMVAEDSKHVAAIERFIGSKVQRVKMEGFDYRYTALFEEEKPGQPKGAERRVSAVRVHGGYYFGPAKRRKR is encoded by the coding sequence ATGCCTTTTACTCAACTTGGTTTGTCGGCCCCGCTGGTGGAGGGCGTCAAAGCCATGGGTTATGTCGATCCAACCCCCATCCAGCTGCGAGCCATTCCCCTGATTCTCGACGGGCAGGATGTCATCGGCAGCGCTCAAACGGGCACCGGCAAAACAGCCGCGTTCGCATTGCCGATCCTTACAAAATTGGGAAGCCATGATCCGCGCCCCAGGGTGCTGGTCCTCGAACCCACGCGCGAACTCGCCGCGCAAGTCGAGACCGCCATTCGCGACTTCTCGCGTTTCACCGATCTTAAAACCGCTGTCCTGTTCGGCGGCGTGGGTTACGGCCGCCAGATGGATGCCCTGAAGACCGGGATCGACATCATCATCGCAACACCCGGCCGGCTCCTGGACCACATGGAACGCGGCACCTGCAGGCTCGACCACGTGCAGCACCTGGTTCTCGACGAAGCCGATCGCATGCTCGACATGGGATTCTTGCCGGACGTGCGGAGGATCGTTCAAAAGGTTCCGCGCGAACGGCAGACGATGCTCTTCTCGGCCACGATTCCAATTCAGATTGAGACGCTTATTAAATGGGCAATGCGGAACCCGGAGACGATCGAAATCGGAATGCGCCGCACGCCCGCCGAAAACGTCAAGCACGTCATCTACCCGGTTTCGGAAGCACAGAAAACGGACCTGCTGCTCGCGTTGCTCGAACGTGTGAACTATGAGTCCGTCATCATCTTCTGCCGCACCAAGCATGGCGCGGATCGCATCGCCCAGCTATTGAAGCGCAACAATCACGCTGTCGCTGTCCTGCACTCCAACCGGACCCAACGCGAGCGTGAACAGGCGTTGAAGGGATTTCGAGACGGACGATTCGAACTCCTGGTCGCGACAGACATCGCGGCGCGCGGCCTGGACATCGCGGATGTCAGTCACGTTATCAACTACGACGTTCCTCATCATCCCGAGGATTACATCCATCGAATCGGCCGAACCGGCCGTGCTGAAGCGCTGGGCGATGCGTTCACGCTGATGGTTGCGGAGGATTCGAAGCACGTCGCCGCGATTGAACGTTTCATTGGGAGCAAGGTGCAGCGCGTCAAGATGGAAGGCTTCGATTATCGGTACACCGCGTTGTTCGAAGAGGAAAAACCCGGGCAACCGAAAGGCGCGGAGCGCCGCGTTTCAGCAGTGCGCGTTCACGGCGGTTATTACTTTGGCCCCGCGAAGCGCCGCAAGCGCTGA
- a CDS encoding right-handed parallel beta-helix repeat-containing protein, with translation MKKLLWTTMFCCSAVAAAAATYHLDSELGDDSHNGTESGRAWKSLARANSNQFQPGDRLLLKAGTRYAGQLKPSGSGAVVDGKTNTIRIGVYGEGARPRIDGEGKVLDTLLLRNVEFWEVEGLEITNEGEQREPWRTGVRIQSDGFGKMRHISLNNLFVHDVNGDLRKEQEGCGVYFEARGGNNSHFDGLIIENCHVVRTDRNGICQRTSGRGRSVGVVIRRNLLEDIGGDGIKIWGSNGALVEHNVIRGGRTRCQDYAAGIWPFASDDTLIQFNEVSGYKGTKDGQGFDSDYLCRRTTIQYNYSHDNEGGFILICSPGNSYNEGTIVRYNVSQNDGINSARVFHFGGGASNTLVYNNTIYVGTNQNLPLILCTEWDRGNAKDTKFFNNIFYVDGRVTYDFGKSTNMVFENNVFCGTHIAPPADVKGITHCPPLLQPGHAASGLETLRVYGFARFAPEFLGQRAGVPAAHDILGNPLPGNRQPRVGAVQR, from the coding sequence ATGAAAAAACTTCTTTGGACGACGATGTTCTGCTGCTCCGCCGTGGCTGCCGCGGCGGCAACGTATCATTTGGACTCCGAACTCGGGGATGACAGCCACAATGGGACTGAATCGGGGCGCGCGTGGAAGTCGCTAGCGCGGGCGAACAGCAATCAATTTCAGCCGGGCGATCGGCTTCTCCTTAAGGCGGGAACGCGTTACGCGGGACAGTTGAAGCCGTCAGGCTCGGGTGCGGTGGTCGACGGCAAAACCAATACGATCAGGATTGGTGTTTATGGCGAGGGCGCGCGGCCACGCATCGATGGTGAAGGCAAGGTCCTCGACACTTTGCTGCTGCGCAACGTTGAGTTCTGGGAGGTTGAAGGGCTTGAGATTACCAATGAGGGCGAGCAGCGTGAGCCGTGGCGGACCGGCGTGCGCATTCAATCAGACGGCTTCGGGAAAATGCGCCATATAAGCCTGAACAATCTTTTCGTGCATGACGTAAACGGCGACTTGCGCAAGGAACAGGAAGGATGCGGCGTTTATTTCGAAGCACGCGGCGGCAACAACTCGCACTTCGACGGATTGATCATCGAGAATTGTCACGTCGTGCGCACTGATCGCAATGGCATCTGCCAGCGCACGTCAGGCCGCGGCCGCAGCGTGGGTGTGGTGATTCGGCGGAACCTGCTTGAAGACATCGGCGGCGACGGCATCAAGATCTGGGGAAGCAATGGGGCGCTTGTTGAACACAATGTGATTCGTGGCGGGCGCACTCGCTGCCAGGACTACGCCGCAGGCATCTGGCCCTTCGCAAGCGATGACACATTGATCCAGTTCAACGAAGTTTCGGGCTACAAGGGAACGAAGGACGGCCAGGGATTTGATTCAGATTACCTCTGCCGCCGCACGACAATCCAATACAACTACAGCCACGACAACGAAGGCGGCTTCATCCTGATTTGTTCGCCCGGCAATTCATACAACGAGGGGACGATCGTGCGCTACAACGTGAGCCAGAACGATGGAATCAATTCTGCACGCGTGTTTCATTTCGGCGGCGGGGCAAGCAATACGCTGGTGTACAACAACACGATCTATGTCGGGACAAACCAGAATTTGCCCCTGATTCTCTGCACGGAATGGGATCGCGGAAATGCGAAGGACACGAAGTTCTTCAACAACATCTTCTATGTTGATGGGCGCGTAACGTATGACTTTGGGAAGAGCACGAACATGGTCTTCGAAAACAACGTGTTCTGCGGAACGCACATCGCGCCGCCTGCCGATGTGAAAGGGATTACCCATTGTCCGCCGCTGCTTCAACCGGGACATGCGGCCTCTGGGCTGGAGACTCTGCGGGTGTATGGTTTTGCGCGCTTTGCGCCGGAATTTTTGGGGCAGCGCGCTGGCGTCCCTGCGGCGCACGACATTCTGGGAAACCCGCTGCCGGGCAATCGGCAGCCGCGCGTGGGTGCCGTGCAGCGTTGA
- the ispF gene encoding 2-C-methyl-D-erythritol 2,4-cyclodiphosphate synthase: protein MFPFTLRRMLHVGIGYDVHAFAEGRKTILGGVEIPHTKGLAGHSDADVLMHAVCDAILGALGEVDIGHFFPNTDPRWKDAPSRVFLEEAARQVTLRKGRLVNVDATLIAEAPKIYPFIAAMKANLAAALGVPDRRIGVKATTNERMGFVGREEGIAAMAVAGVELPE from the coding sequence GTGTTTCCGTTTACCCTGCGGCGCATGTTGCATGTAGGCATTGGTTACGACGTCCACGCCTTTGCGGAGGGACGAAAGACAATTCTTGGCGGCGTGGAAATTCCACATACAAAGGGTCTCGCGGGTCATTCCGATGCGGATGTCCTGATGCATGCCGTGTGCGATGCCATCCTCGGCGCGCTGGGCGAGGTCGACATCGGACATTTCTTTCCGAATACAGATCCTCGCTGGAAGGATGCACCAAGCCGGGTGTTTCTCGAGGAAGCTGCGCGGCAGGTCACGCTTCGGAAAGGCCGGCTGGTGAACGTCGATGCAACCCTCATCGCGGAGGCGCCTAAAATTTACCCTTTCATCGCGGCCATGAAAGCGAACCTCGCGGCGGCGCTGGGCGTGCCTGATCGGCGGATCGGTGTGAAGGCGACAACGAATGAACGCATGGGTTTCGTAGGTCGCGAAGAGGGAATTGCTGCGATGGCCGTGGCGGGCGTTGAGTTGCCGGAATAG